In Brachionichthys hirsutus isolate HB-005 chromosome 5, CSIRO-AGI_Bhir_v1, whole genome shotgun sequence, a single genomic region encodes these proteins:
- the LOC137894146 gene encoding A-type voltage-gated potassium channel KCND2-like produces the protein MAAGVAAWLPFARAAAIGWMPVASTPMPIPPQDKKKGKDGLIILNVSGTKFQTWRTTLERYPDTLLGSTERDFFFHEETHEYFFDRDPDIFRHILNFYRTGKLHYPRQECISAYDEELAFFGIIPEIIGDCCYEEYKDRRRENAERLQDDEEMDMNNDVTPVNLTHREYLWRAFENPHTSTLALVFYYVTGFFIAISVMANVVETVPCGTLANRSKDVSCGDRYALAFFCLDTACVMIFTVEYLLRLIAAPSRYRFVKSVMSVIDVVAIMPYYIGLVMTDNDQVSGAFVTLRVFRVFRIFKFSRHSAGLRILGYTLKSCASELGFLLFSLTMAIIIFATVMFYAEKGSTASKFTSIPAAFWYTIVTMTTLG, from the coding sequence ATGGCAGCAGGTGTAGCGGCGTGGCTCCCGTTCGCCCGGGCGGCGGCCATAGGATGGATGCCCGTGGCGAGCACCCCGATGCCCATCCCTCCCCAAGACAAGAAGAAGGGCAAGGACGGACTCATCATCCTCAACGTGAGTGGGACCAAGTTCCAGACGTGGCGGACCACTTTGGAGAGATACCCGGACACTTTGCTGGGGAGCACAGAGAGGGACTTCTTTTTCCACGAGGAGACGCACGAGTACTTTTTTGACCGCGACCCGGACATTTTTAGACACATCCTCAATTTCTACCGCACGGGGAAACTCCACTACCCGCGCCAGGAGTGCATATCCGCGTACGACGAGGAGCTCGCGTTCTTCGGCATCATACCGGAGATCATCGGAGACTGCTGCTACGAGGAGTACAAGGACCGGAGGCGCGAGAACGCAGAGAGGCTCCAAGACGACGAGGAGATGGACATGAACAATGACGTCACGCCGGTGAACCTGACGCACCGGGAGTACCTGTGGCGGGCTTTTGAGAACCCTCACACCAGCACCTTGGCGCTGGTCTTCTACTACGTCACAGGCTTCTTCATCGCCATATCAGTGATGGCCAACGTGGTGGAGACGGTCCCATGTGGCACTTTGGCCAACAGGTCAAAGGACGTTTCCTGCGGCGACCGTTACGCGCTGGCTTTCTTTTGTTTGGACACGGCGTGCGTCATGATATTCACCGTTGAGTATCTCCTCCGTTTGATCGCAGCTCCCAGCCGGTACAGGTTCGTGAAAAGTGTGATGAGCGTCATCGACGTGGTCGCCATCATGCCTTATTACATCGGACTGGTCATGACGGACAACGACCAGGTGAGCGGGGCTTTCGTCACGCTGAGAGTCTTCCGCGTCTTTCGGATTTTCAAGTTCTCCCGGCACTCGGCGGGGCTGCGCATCCTGGGCTACACCTTGAAGAGTTGCGCGTCCGAGCTGGGCTTCCTGCTCTTCTCCCTCACCATGGCCATCATCATCTTTGCCACGGTCATGTTTTATGCAGAAAAAGGCTCCACGGCCAGCAAGTTCACCAGCATCCCCGCAGCGTTTTGGTACACCatcgtcaccatgacaacacTGGGGTAG